GCAGGCATAAAGGTTAAGCTTGATGGTCAAGTTATCCCCAAGAGAGCGAGTTTTAAGTATCTCGGGTCTATTATCCAGGGTAACGGGGAGATTGACGAAGATGTCACGCATCGCATCGGAgcgggatggatgaagtggaggctcgcgTCCGATGTTCTATGTGATAGGAATGTGCCGTtaagacttaagggtaagttttatcGAGTGGTGGTTCGACCCGCTAtgctgtatggggctgagtgttggcagTCAAGAACTCTCACGTGCAGAAGATgagagtagcagagatgaggatattgagatggatgtgtgggtgtaCCAGGCGAGATAGGATTAAGAATGAAGCTATCCGGGACAGAGTGGGAGTAGCCTCCgcggaggacaagatgcgggagtcgCGGCTGAGATGGTTCCGACATGTTAGGAGAAGTAGCATTGATGCCCCTGTCAGGAGGTGTGAAAGGTTGGCCATGAAGAGTTTGAGAAGGGGTCgtggtaggcctaagaagtactggggagaAGTGATTATGCAGGACATGACGCTActtcagctcactgaggacatgacccttataggagggtgtggaggtcgaggattaaggtagaaggttatTAGGTAGTTTATAGTGTTCATCGATAAGCTTAGTAGCGTGCATGTCtcttcatattcttagattttttaTTACGGTATATGATTTTGTTCGCCTCAGGTATTCTATTCCCTATTGCTATTATTTGATAATACTTATCCtttatctctctcttttttctcttccatctttcttttttccttgcttccctcttcttcttcttgcccttCCTAAGCTgtgggtctattggaaacatactctctacctgcattaggtaggggtaaggtctgcgtacatactaccctccccaaaccccacatATTGGGATCaaattgggtttgttgttgtaaATTTTGAGGAGCATGGGGGGAAATGATATTTTTGTGGGCTTGGCATACACTAGTATCAGTGATACAAATTATCTGAAAAAAAAGTGCTTATGATATTGTTCTAATATTTTGAAACACAACTGAATGCCTAAGTTGCCTACTCCCCCCTCCCTCCAAATAAAACCCCCAAGAAAACCCCCAAGTGCATAAGATCATCATGGTAGATTGAACAATCACATTGGTCATTCTGCTACTTATTGAGCACCATGAAAATGCTCTCTATTGGGGGATGTGCCAGGATCACTTTCTCTCTCCCACCCTCATCTCTAAACTCCGACGATGTCTTTCCTAAATTTGCCTAACTATGGATCGAAGGGTCACTTTCAATTCTAGTGGCAAAACTTTTGCATTAATTAGTATCAAAGAGGAAGCTAAGGGATGGTATATTTTTACAGAATGTAGCAGAAGATTTTCAAGAAAGATTAAAATAGATGACAACAACCTCCGATGGGTGTGCAAAGCTTTGATCCAAGCTTCTCTTCAGACCGGCAACAACTGTAAAAGATGGGGCAGGAAGATACAAACATACACTTTTCGGGTGGTCCAAAATTTTAACAGTTATGGTCGGTTTGTTAGAATTGAAGCTATCATAGGGACTAACAGACCTGCAATCATTATCCCGGAAGGCAATTACAATAAAGGATGGGGGACATAGCAGGGATGATACAAGGTTATCTGGGAACATATGTAGACCCAAGATTTCATCTCTATGCTGATCAATCAAGGTCTTACAAGGAAGCTGCTAATATATCACATTGGGCAACTACTACTAATACCAATGTAGGGCATGGAGCACTCCAGGAAGAGCTGGGAAATGAAAACTTCCTTTCAAAATGTCTCATAGGTCAGTTAAATGACCCATTTAGCTTGAGCCCAAAGGCAGAAGTGATTCAGAATTGGTTCCCAGGCAGATGGCAAGTCACAGCGGGTCTCAAGATCACTCCATCGAGCACAACCGGTTCCTTTTTGAGTTCCCTTCTAGATTCGAAGCAAACAGAGTCAAAGCTGGTGACTGGTTCTGGAATGGAAGAAGATTGACCTTGAAATGGTGGTCTCCGGTGGCCGGAGCAGATATGAAATCTGCAAAATCGGAGCATCGATGGGTGAAAGCTTTTGGAATTCCTATCCATGCATGGACGGCAGACACTTTCAAGTTCATCGGAGACAAGTGTGGTGGCTTTGTCGATACTGACGATGGCACTAAACATAGAGTCCACTTTTTTTGGGCACGTATCTGTGTGGTTAATCGAAGAGAAGAATTACCAAGAAATCTGGAGTTGATTACGGAAGACTGGGGCTTTGAAATCTCGTTACTAGAGGATGCTCATACAAAAATCAGACCCGCCGGAAAATGCTTTTCTGATGAAGCAAGGGAGAAGATGGCAGGAGTGGGTACCTCGAACCTTGCATCAGGCACAGTATCACATGTAGAAGAACAGGTTGGCAGGAACCTTGCATCAGGCACAACCTCACATGTAGAAGGACAGGTTGGCAACTTGGGTAAAGGGCTTTCCAATCCATCACAAAACTTGGGCCAAGGAGCAGATCAGGAATATTACAAAAAAGGCCCAATTAATAAGAAGACCACATCAAGGAAGTCAAAGGagtcaaagctttttaatgagaAAATAGTGTGGAGGGTAACTGGGCTTTAACCCAACCCAAATGCTTTAAAATTAAAAGAACTGGCAGCTGAACCCTCATTCTCGAAGGATCATAACACGACACAATCTTGCCCCATGGCTTTGGCAAACCAGAGTTTAGAAAACTCCCCTTCAGACGCAGATGAAGGGATCCCAGAAGAGAGAGTCCACTGGCCACTTTGCATACACTCGCCAACAATGGATTTGGTTCCAACAACTAGCTCAGACACGGACTTTTCTTCTCAGGCAGTATTTGAAGCCCTTCCACTAACATGGTATGAGGGAGGTCCTAGCGCACAGCTAATTGATACTCCATCCCTAATCGAGACTTCAAAATGGACCAAACTCACTATGGTCAAGGCATGCAAGGCCTTTGGGGTGAATGCGACAGGGTTCGAGCATGATCTTCTGAACATAATTCTAAGGATGGAGCAGCGAAGACAAGTCCAAATCCAACAACAGGAATCAAAACAAAAGGCAGGAAAGGAGAAGAGGAATAGAGGAGGGGGGAAAGGAAAAGATTAGCATGTGGGATTAATTATGACAGAAGAGGGCAGCAGGTTAAGGGGTTGGGGGGTAGGCAATACCATTCATGTTCTGGATGAAGCTAAAAATCTTGAGTTGGAATGTGCGGGGGTTGAATGAGGATTGGAAAAGAAGCACCATTAAATCTCTCAATCAGAAGTGGAGGGTGGATATTTTGTGTTTGCAGGAGACTAAGGTAGAAGATTGCTCTACTAGAATGATTCAACAATTATGGGGGAATAGATGGGCTGATTGGGTGGAGTTAAAAGCTAGTGGTACCAGGGGAGGGATTGTGGTGATTTGGGACAAAAGAAAGTGGGTCAAATTAGATGCACACCGGGGGTCTTATTCCATTTCTTGTATGTTAGAAAGCACCACATAAGTGTTCAGATGGTGCTTCACAGGAATCTATGGATCACACAACAATCCAGGGAGAGAAGTAATGTGGAGTGGGATTGCAGGAATAAGTGGACTTTGGGAAGATTATTGGGTAGTGGGAGGTGACTTCAATGTTGTTAGGTTTGAGAGTGAGAGGCTGAATTGTACTAGAAGATCAAAGGCAATGAAGTTGTTCTCTGATGTTATTCAGGACCTAGATATTATTGATTTTCCTTTACAGGGGGCTCAATATACCTGGTCTAAATGAGACAATTGTTTGCAGGCTTCGAGAATTGACAGGTTCCTTATCTCCAATGATTGGGATGACTCTTTTAATGCTGTGAGACAGATTGCCTTACCTAAGGTAATTTCAGATCATAGACCAATTATTTTGGAGAGTGGTGACTGGGATGCAACTCCTTccttctttaagtttgaaaacatgtGGCTTCAATCAGAAGGATTTCTAGGCAAACTAAAATGGTTAGTATAAGAATAGAACTACAACAGTTAGCCAAAGCAGAAGAAATTTCATGGAGGCAGAAATCAAGGTGTCTTTGGCTTAAGGAAAGGGACAGAAACACCAAGTACTTCCAGAAGATTGCCAACTCTCATAGAAGAAGCAATTGCATAGACAAACTCATGGTCGGGGATGAGATCATAGAAGATAAGGAGCAGATAAAGTAGGAGACACTGGATTTTTTTGAAAACTTGTACATTGAGCAGGAAAGTTGGAGGCCATCTGCTAATTTTGAAGAAATTGCAACCATtacagaagaagaaaaggagggaTTGGAGGCATCTTTCAATGAGGAGGAGGTTCTTGCAGCTATTAACTCTAGTGCTCCTGACAAAGCACCAGGGCCTGACGGGTACACAATGGCTTTCTACCAACACTCATGGGAGTTCATTAAACATGACATACTTTCAGCTATGAGTTACTATCACCAACATTGTTGGATGGTTAGGTCATGTAATGCATCCTTCATTGTGCTCATTCCTAAAAAGAAAGGGGCAATGGAGCTAAGGGACTATAGACCAATTAGTCTAATTGGCAGTGTGTATAAGATCATAGCTAAAGTCCTAGCTGAAAGGTTGAAGAAAGTAATGGGAAAATTAGTCTGAAATCAACAGAATGCATTCATCCAAGGAAGGCAGATTACAGATGCTTTGTTGATAGCAAACGAGGTCCTTGAAGTTAAAGCAAGGGGATGCAGGGATTCTATGTAAGCTGGACATAGAAAAAGCCAAATGGGATTTGAGGAAAGATGGTTAAAATGGATCAAGTTCAATATCTCCACTGTGAAGTACTCCATTCTAATCAATAAGAGCACAGTTGGTTTTTTCTCTCCACAGGGGGGATTGAGACAGGGAGACCCACTCTCACCATTCCTATTCATATTAGCAATGGAAAGACTCAGTAGGATGTTGGATAAAGCTAAGCAGCTGCAATGGTTGAAAGGTTTTGATGTTGGGAGAGGAAGCACGGTCAATATTTGACACTTTGATTTTTTGTGGGGCAGACAGAGTCAAGTGCTCTATCTAAATCTAACCCTTCTTATACTTGAAGCTATTTCCGGTCTTCACATTAACATGCTCAAAAGTGTAATCTACCCTGTTAATGAGGTGCATAATTTAGAAGACTTGGCTGGAATTTTAGGCTGCAATACTGGATGTTTACCAACTTATTACCTGGGACTTCCACTAGGGGCAAAGTTTAGGTCACGAGCTATATGGAGTGGGGTCATtgagaaatttgaaaagaaaCTTGCTTCTTGGCAGCTGCAGTATTTGTCTATGGGTGGAAGACTAACTCTAATCAGTAGTGTGCTAGACAGCATCCCAACCTATCAGATGTCACTCTTTCCAATGCCTAGTAAGGTCCTGAAGCAGCTTGACAAGATCAGAAGGAATTTTCTATGGGAAGGGACTAAAGATGGTCACAAGTTTCACCTGGTAAAGTGGTCTAAAGTTATCTTACCAAAGCACCAAGGTGGACTAGGGGTCAGAGACTTAGCTTTGCACAACAAATGCTTATTGATGAAATGGCTTTGGAGATAAACACAGAAGAAGCAGAGCCAATGAAAGAAAGTTGTCAATGCCAAGCATGGATCCCAAAGCCACTGGTGCACCAAGCTATCTAGAGCACCACATGGAGTTGGAGTTTGGAAGAGCATCTGCGAACTCTGGGAGGAGTTCTCACAGCACTTCACAGTTGGAGATGGACAGCAAATAAAATTCTGGAAGGACAAATGGCTAGGCAACACACCCCTAAGGAATGACTACCCTGCTCTCTTTCAAATGGTTAGTGATCCAGACTCAACGATTCATCAGCGCAGAGAAGGCAACTCATGGAACATAACATTTAGAAGGAACTTGCAAGATTGGGAATTGAGGATCTGCTCAGACTCCTTtcctcactaaacaatttctcaaGCAACACTCTAGTACTTGACCAGTTCAAATGGGGTAGTGCAGATGCAGGAAAGTACTCGGTCAAAGTAGTCTACAAGCTAGCAGGAACTCACAATGTAATAACTAACCATTGGCCTTGGAAGTTAATATGGAAAATCAAGTTGTCACCCAAAGTCATCTGCTTCAACTGGACTGCACTTTATGAGGCTTGTTTGACACAAGACAACTTAGCCAAGAGGAATTTTCAGATTGTGAATAGATGCTACATGTGCCAGAGGGAGGCAGAAACTCACAACCATCTTTTTCTTCAATGCCCCGTTGCAACAGATTTATGGAGTATGTTTATATCACTCTTTGGACTTAGATGGGTCTTATCAAAAAAATATCAGGGATGCTTTTGAGTCTTGGAGTTACTGGAAAGTTGATAGCACCACCATAGCACCACCAGGAAAGTATGGAAGATGATACCTGCAGCTATTTTTTTGGAGCATTTGGAATGAGAGAAACAGCAGGTGTTTTGATGGAGTATCAACTTCTCCCCACAAACTCAAGGCTAGATGCCTCATGTATTTGTATAGCTGGGCTTATCTATCCCCTATAGATTCCCTGatagttttttgaattttgttagcTCCCTAGTACTAGTATAACCATTTGTAAGGAGCTAACAATTGCTGCACTCTTTTGTAATttatgcatcttcttgatgccagtaataaaatcaattacttcatcaaaaaaaaaagatcatCATGGTAGATTGCTTTCTGACTCACTAACTTTTAGTTGTTGTACATTGTACATTCAGGAGATGGACCTTGTCCAAATGAAACAAAGGGGAAAGAAAAGAATCAAGCGAGCCTTGATCACGCCAGATTCCATTCTTCTATTTGTCATACGTGTTGGAGGGTAGGTTCCTAGTTTTGTTATCACAATTATACTCTTTTGGCGGGTGTGGCCTGCCTTTGGGTCCTAATATTTGTGATTCACCTCAGGAAAAGTGATATGCATCCGAAGACAAGGAAGCTTTTATACTCTTTAAGGCTGCGAAAAATCTTCAGTGGAGTGTTTGTAAAGGCAAATGCAAGAATAATGGAAATTCTGCAAAAGGTGGAGCCTTATGTCACATATGGGTATGTATAGTTATTTACATTCTTATTATTGCACTAGCATTCACTTAATTCGTCTCTCTACTAGATATCCTTGAATCACACAACTCTTATCAGTTAATACCAGATGTTATGCTTGCTCGGAGGGTTgacatttttaatatattttcctAATTTCACCAAGTATGGAAAATTAGTAAGTCAAATATAGTTGCACAAAAATCCTCCTCTGTCTAGCTCCCGCTTCTACTCAAATTAGAGCAGCCAAAGAAACCTTGTTTGGTTTTTACTGACTAGTTATTCAGCTCTCATATGGCTGTTTACCCTATTTATCATTTTTCTATAGTGGTTTTCTCTATTAAAAGAGGTCAAAGTTCTATCTTCAGTTTCTCTCTCTTTGAGAGTGAAAGTTCTTCCTCCATCAAAAAGGGGATATCGGTtttaatagcctgtttggtcaAGCTGGAAAAaccagcttattttgagaagtatttttttttttcaaaaagtgtttttttccttttggtaagAAGCAGTTTgtatttttgaaaagcacttctaaaaAGCAATTAGCGTTtagccaaacttttaaaaagtgcttctaactagtatatttttttcaaaagtgcttttcaaaaaagtgctttggggaagaaattacttttttctgcttctccaaactGGTTCTGCTCCttcccaaaagtatttttttttcctcctaaaagcttggccaaacatgctataattTTGTCTCTTTAACCTTGGCATATGTAATCAAACAACAACCCCTCATTTGGAGGTTGGGTAATTTACTTTTTGTCCATCTCTGATTGAATGTTCTTCCTTTCCTGCATCTTGAAAGCAATGACACAAACAAGAATTCTACCATGTATTATGTGACACCAGAAGTCACATTCAACCTCCTTTATGGATACATGGAACTATTTTTTACGTCAGGTATTCTTTGTTTGGTGAGGATATTCAACACCGAATATAAAGGAATTAGAAGCAGGAAATACTAATCCTTGTGCATAACCGCATTAACAATCAATGTGCTTTTCATTTTTTTGCTTTGAAGATACCCCAATCTGAAGAGCGTGAAGGATCTGATTTACAAGAAAGGTACTGGAAAAATTGACCAGCAAAGGGTGCCTTTAACTAGCAATGACATCGTGGAACAGGTGCCTTTGTTTCCTTTCCTTCTCATAACTACCATAGCAGTTGATCTCGTCACTCTACGTTTTGTGGGCATCCCTGCATTGGTATCATGTGGTAACTCAACTACTTATTTTGGCAGACACTAGGTCAGCATGGCATCATATGCCTCAATTGTATAAAAATAAAGTGCTGAAGGTTGTGTCTATAAGTGTAGTTCTCTAGCTTTCTATGCCGCTTTGCTCTCACCAAGCCAGAGAAAGCTTTGCAGGGAAAGAAGAGGCGATACAAGGATGGCGGCGATTCAGGAAATCGTGAGGATCACATCAATGAATTGATCTCCAAGATGAATTAGCATAAGACAGGTCCTAGTTTCCAGATCAAATGTTGTTGAGTGTTATCATTGCGGTTTTGGTGTGGGTTATTGTAAGATGGAGCACCTAAATCACTGTCAACATGGCATAACAGCTGAAGAAATGAAATGTTAGGTGGGAATCTTTTCCCTTCACCCATTCATTTATCTCATATAGTTGCTTTTtgcttaaataaataaataaataa
Above is a window of Nicotiana tabacum cultivar K326 chromosome 8, ASM71507v2, whole genome shotgun sequence DNA encoding:
- the LOC107788971 gene encoding LOW QUALITY PROTEIN: large ribosomal subunit protein uL30z (The sequence of the model RefSeq protein was modified relative to this genomic sequence to represent the inferred CDS: substituted 3 bases at 3 genomic stop codons); the encoded protein is MADEVPQPLNYIPEVILKKRKNNEEWAIRRKLQLEQKVRKLKSDSFVIKKPEQFIREYRDKEMDLVQMKQRGKKRIKRALITPDSILLFVIRVGGKSDMHPKTRKLLYSLRLRKIFSGVFVKANARIMEILQKVEPYVTYGYPNLKSVKDLIYKKGTGKIDQQRVPLTSNDIVEQTLGQHGIICLNCIKIKCXRLCLXVXFSSFLCRFALTKPEKALQGKKRRYKDGGDSGNREDHINELISKMN